The window CGTCTGCCGCTTTTAATGTTATTCTGGATGACTCGCTGTTTCCACCTCTTGGGAAAGTTACCGTCTCCCTGTAGGTACCTCCGTAAACAATAATGGTATCCCCCAGCTGCGCAACTTGAACAGCCTCACTGATTGTAGCATAATCACATGAACTATCCTGACTTACAGTAATTATCTTACTGGATGCAAAGGCGCTGTTGTCAAACACTCCCCCAATTGAAAAGGCCACAAATGACAAAGCAATAATAAAACTTAAGAACTTCTTCGATACATATTTCATAAATCTTCTTCCTTCCCAAACATTTTTGTCCAGCTACTCTACCTAATGTAGAGTAATCTTTCGTAAAACCGAAATAATCAACCTCCCGCGCTAGAAAAAATCAGTCATTAGCAAGACTCCTTTTCAATTTAGTGGGAACAACACACAATAGTTTAGTTAAGCATCCATCAACTCCATATTGTTCCAATGCTTTGCAGCTTGTTTTGCATATTCTAATATGAAATCATCTCCTTTATAAGATTTCAGTATATTGTTAAGGATACTTATCCTATCACTAGAAACTTATAAATGTTATAGCTGCTGATTATAACAATAACAACCATAATTGATATAAATAAGTGATTGACGGTTTTATTGTCGATCCGCTTATTAAAAATACGCCCCAAGATTCCACCAGTAACCCCGCCAACCACCATAACAGCTAAACTCATTGGGGCAAAATTGGGTACCGTACCGCTTACAAAAGTAAAAAGCAAGCTAAAAATTTGAGAAATCAGGATGATATAAAGAGAATTCTGCGCGGCAGTTTTCGTATCCATCGAAAAGAAAAAAAACAAAACCACTAAATTAATTGGTCCACCGCCAATGCCCAAAAAGCTGGACATAATTCCCAAAAACAAACCAATTGCAGCACAGATCGTTTTACTTGTAAGATGCATTGCGGGAATCTTATCTTTATAAAGAGTATAGAGCAATGTTCCAACGGTAATGAGCACCAGACAAATTGACTGAATCGCTCCTATTGTTTCAGTATTCTGAAATAGAGCCTTAACGTTATCAAAAAGGTATTTTCCCAGCAATCCTCCGCAGGCTGCTCCGATCGCGAGCGGAGTTCCAATTTTCATATCTACTTTGCTGTCATGTGCGATGAATGCCTTTCCTACGGAATAACATGACATAGACAAAACGGTACAGCCGGATAAAAAGCTGATTGTTGATACGCTCGCAACATTAAAACAGTCCAGCACCGGTTTGATAATTACGCCGCCGCCGATTCCGCAAATTGCACCTACTACAGATGCAATGAAGCTAACTATGAAATACATTGCTTCCAATAAAATTCCTCCATATCAGCAATC of the uncultured Caproiciproducens sp. genome contains:
- a CDS encoding sulfite exporter TauE/SafE family protein produces the protein MYFIVSFIASVVGAICGIGGGVIIKPVLDCFNVASVSTISFLSGCTVLSMSCYSVGKAFIAHDSKVDMKIGTPLAIGAACGGLLGKYLFDNVKALFQNTETIGAIQSICLVLITVGTLLYTLYKDKIPAMHLTSKTICAAIGLFLGIMSSFLGIGGGPINLVVLFFFFSMDTKTAAQNSLYIILISQIFSLLFTFVSGTVPNFAPMSLAVMVVGGVTGGILGRIFNKRIDNKTVNHLFISIMVVIVIISSYNIYKFLVIG